The proteins below come from a single Tiliqua scincoides isolate rTilSci1 chromosome 16, rTilSci1.hap2, whole genome shotgun sequence genomic window:
- the LOC136635581 gene encoding globoside alpha-1,3-N-acetylgalactosaminyltransferase 1-like, giving the protein MYLHVMGNMQCQNHRKCLLLALGLLTVPLFIWFWSEEVSQLFFHVTHIPLYLPCPDLFGEKLQYRENKPLQPLPQLIYPQPKSLQLMRTDVLTLTPWLAPIVWEGTFNSELLESIYKPLNLTIGVTAFAMGKYTQFVSRFLDTAEKHFMTGYQVNYYIFTDNPQDIPAVRMGSGRTINIIFKKKYKHWQEISMRRMEIISRHIVEVAHREVDYLFCLDIDLVFYNSWGPETLGEMVAAIHPGYYKVPRASFPYERRRSSMAYISREEGDFYYGGAVFGGRVKNVYEFTLACHMGILADKANGIMAAWQEESHLNRHFVSHKPSKLLSPEYLWDDTKQQPPELRLIRCSSVAKNYKAVRE; this is encoded by the exons GCAATATGCAATGTCAGAACCACAGAAAATGTCTCCTCCTCGCACTGGGCCTCCTCACAGTTCCCTTGTTTATCTG GTTTTGGAGCGAGGAAGTTTCCCAGCTGTTCTTCCATGTGACCCATATTCCACTTTACCTTCCATGTCCAGATTTGTT TGGAGAGAAACTACAGTACAGGGAAAATAAGCCACTTCAGCCTCTCCCACA GTTAATTTATCCTCAGCCCAAATCTCTGCAGCTGAT GCGCACAGATGTGCTCACGCTGACTCCTTGGCTGGCCCCCATTGTCTGGGAAGGCACGTTCAACTCCGAACTGCTGGAGAGTATCTACAAGCCTTTGAACCTCACCATTGGGGTGACAGCATTTGCCATGGGGaa ATACACTCAGTTTGTGAGTCGATTTCTGGATACCGCAGAGAAACATTTCATGACTGGCTACCAGGTGAACTATTACATCTTCACTGACAACCCGCAAGACATCCCTGCCGTCCGCATGGGGTCTGGGCGAACTATCAACATCATCTTCAAGAAGAAATACAAACACTGGCAGGAGATCTCCATGCGGAGGATGGAAATCATCAGCAGGCACATTGTGGAGGTGGCCCACCGAGAGGTGGATTATCTCTTCTGCCTGGACATTGACCTGGTGTTCTACAACTCGTGGGGCCCAGAGACCTTgggggagatggtggcagccatTCACCCCGGCTACTACAAAGTTCCCCGAGCGTCATTCCCTTATGAGAGGAGAAGGTCCTCCATGGCCTACATCTCTagagaagaaggggacttttactACGGAGGGGCTGTTTTTGGAGGCCGGGTCAAGAACGTGTACGAGTTCACCCTGGCTTGCCACATGGGCATCTTGGCCGACAAAGCCAATGGCATCATGGCGGCCTGGCAGGAAGAGAGTCACCTCAACCGGCACTTCGTGTCCCATAAGCCTTCAAAGCTCCTTTCCCCAGAGTACCTTTGGGATGACACAAAACAACAGCCGCCCGAGCTGCGGCTCATCCGGTGCTCGTCAGTGGCTAAAAACTACAAGGCAGTAAGGGAGTAG